A single genomic interval of Haloterrigena salifodinae harbors:
- a CDS encoding DUF7344 domain-containing protein: MADTASRSGCTDAGHTSHGAEPNDEQSELEPDDIFHILQTSRRRHVLRYLRRAGEPMTLRDLAERIAADEHETTVENLTSDQRQRVYISLYQSHLPKLDTRGIVDYNKDRGIVEPTPMAAQFDPYLSGLESESTDPWPHRYAGTVGGCALLVVATAGGLLPIPWLAVSSVVLLVVAAVTAIHWYSELIAS, encoded by the coding sequence ATGGCGGACACTGCGTCCCGAAGCGGGTGCACCGACGCGGGACACACCTCGCACGGAGCCGAACCGAACGACGAACAGTCGGAACTCGAGCCGGACGATATCTTCCACATCCTCCAGACCAGCCGTCGGCGCCACGTGCTCCGGTATCTCCGACGCGCGGGCGAGCCGATGACGCTTCGCGACCTCGCCGAGCGGATCGCCGCCGACGAACACGAGACGACCGTCGAGAACCTGACCTCCGATCAGCGCCAGCGGGTCTACATCTCCCTCTACCAGTCGCACCTGCCGAAACTCGACACGCGCGGGATCGTCGACTACAACAAGGATCGGGGGATCGTCGAGCCGACGCCGATGGCCGCCCAGTTCGATCCGTACCTCTCGGGACTCGAGTCGGAATCGACCGATCCGTGGCCGCATCGATACGCGGGAACGGTGGGCGGGTGTGCGCTGCTCGTGGTCGCGACGGCCGGCGGCCTGCTGCCGATTCCGTGGCTCGCGGTCTCGTCGGTCGTCCTCCTGGTGGTCGCCGCCGTAACGGCGATCCACTGGTATTCGGAACTGATCGCGTCCTAG
- a CDS encoding GNAT family N-acetyltransferase, protein MVSSQPLEFGHDDRRRIYEYVERHGAVDPDDARSELRIDPSGFRHHVAILKRDGRLEAVDGTLRVVLDAGTEEEYVADDLEFHVRPARQEDLSGIVGAIRQVAEEKTYIEAESVADEIDHEEALLRHNELESRMFFVATVDQDVVGWVHLHAPELEKLSHTAELTVGVLEEYRGHGLGSHLLSRGLEWAGSRGYERVYQSVPSSNDDAVAFLEAHDWEIEAIREDHYKLNGHYVDEVMLAIEL, encoded by the coding sequence ATGGTGTCTTCCCAACCACTGGAGTTCGGCCACGACGACCGGAGACGGATCTACGAGTACGTCGAGCGCCACGGGGCGGTCGATCCGGACGACGCCCGGTCAGAGCTGCGCATCGACCCCAGCGGCTTCCGCCACCACGTCGCGATCCTCAAACGCGACGGGCGCCTCGAGGCGGTGGACGGAACGCTCCGGGTGGTTCTCGACGCCGGCACCGAGGAGGAGTACGTCGCCGATGATCTCGAGTTCCACGTCCGGCCGGCCAGACAGGAAGACCTCTCGGGGATCGTCGGCGCGATCCGGCAGGTCGCCGAGGAGAAGACCTACATCGAGGCCGAGAGCGTCGCCGACGAGATCGACCACGAGGAGGCCCTGCTCCGGCACAACGAACTCGAGTCGCGGATGTTCTTCGTCGCGACCGTCGATCAGGACGTCGTCGGCTGGGTCCACCTCCACGCGCCGGAGTTGGAGAAGTTATCCCACACCGCCGAGCTCACCGTCGGCGTCCTGGAGGAGTACCGCGGCCACGGGCTCGGTTCGCACCTCCTCTCGCGGGGCCTCGAGTGGGCCGGCTCTCGGGGCTACGAGCGGGTCTACCAGAGCGTCCCCTCGAGCAACGACGACGCCGTCGCCTTCCTCGAAGCACACGACTGGGAAATCGAAGCGATCCGTGAGGATCACTATAAGCTCAACGGCCACTACGTCGACGAGGTGATGCTGGCTATCGAACTCTGA
- a CDS encoding 2Fe-2S iron-sulfur cluster-binding protein, whose product MPTIEFRGREIECERGQILRDVLLEADESPHNGRTNWLNCRGHATCGTCAVAIEGDASEPTTAERRRLAIPPHDRDAGLRLSCQTRVEGDLEVRKYDGFWGQRVPDSETSAASDDPTAPTDER is encoded by the coding sequence ATGCCGACGATCGAGTTTCGCGGACGGGAAATCGAGTGTGAACGAGGACAGATCCTTCGCGATGTCCTCCTCGAAGCGGACGAGTCGCCGCACAACGGTCGCACGAACTGGCTCAACTGTCGCGGGCACGCTACCTGCGGGACCTGCGCCGTCGCGATCGAGGGCGACGCGAGCGAACCGACCACGGCCGAACGGCGCCGCCTCGCGATCCCGCCGCACGATCGCGACGCCGGGCTCCGGCTGTCGTGCCAGACACGAGTCGAGGGCGATCTCGAGGTCCGAAAATACGACGGCTTCTGGGGCCAGCGGGTTCCGGACAGCGAAACATCCGCGGCGTCGGACGACCCGACGGCGCCTACGGACGAGCGCTGA
- a CDS encoding redox-regulated ATPase YchF: MLSIALAGKPNAGKSTFYTAATMADVDVANYPFTTIDANRGVSYVRTECPCLEREERCNADDCEDGKRYVPIELIDVAGLVPGAHEGKGLGNQFLDELTNADVIVNVIDASGGTNEKGEPVDIGEHDPLEDIDFVEEEMDLWLAGIVERNWESVERKSRSPDFDIDDVLADMLSGFGASPKQIAVVLRELDYPEDPIQWEDDHREELARLVRERTKPIVVAANKIDVAPEENVEKLLDLDKPVIPTTAEGELALRRAADNGLVDYDPGDETLALGDDVNDAQRGALEDLAETMAEHGGTGVQGALNYAVYDLLEYLTAYPVEDAAKWSDGSGNILPDAFLLPDGSTPVDLAYAVHSDIGDGYLHAVNAKTNREVGEEYELEESDVIKIVSTN; this comes from the coding sequence ATGCTTTCGATCGCGCTTGCCGGAAAGCCCAACGCCGGCAAGTCCACGTTCTACACCGCGGCGACGATGGCCGACGTCGACGTCGCCAACTACCCCTTCACGACGATCGACGCCAACCGCGGCGTCAGCTACGTCCGGACCGAGTGTCCCTGCCTCGAGCGCGAGGAGCGCTGTAACGCCGACGACTGCGAGGACGGCAAGCGCTACGTCCCGATCGAACTGATCGACGTGGCGGGGCTGGTGCCGGGCGCCCACGAGGGGAAGGGGCTCGGAAATCAGTTCCTCGACGAACTCACCAACGCGGACGTGATCGTCAACGTGATCGACGCCTCCGGGGGGACCAACGAGAAGGGCGAACCCGTCGACATCGGCGAGCACGATCCGCTCGAGGACATCGACTTCGTCGAGGAGGAGATGGACCTCTGGCTGGCGGGCATCGTCGAGCGCAACTGGGAGTCCGTCGAGCGAAAGTCCCGCTCGCCCGACTTCGACATCGACGACGTTCTGGCGGACATGCTCTCGGGCTTTGGCGCCTCGCCCAAACAGATCGCCGTCGTCCTCCGGGAACTCGACTATCCCGAGGACCCGATCCAGTGGGAGGACGACCACCGCGAGGAACTCGCGCGGCTGGTCCGCGAGCGAACCAAACCGATCGTCGTCGCGGCGAACAAGATCGACGTCGCCCCCGAAGAGAACGTCGAGAAACTGCTCGACCTGGATAAGCCGGTTATCCCCACGACCGCCGAGGGAGAACTCGCGCTCCGCCGAGCCGCTGACAACGGGCTAGTCGACTACGACCCCGGCGACGAGACGCTCGCGCTCGGCGACGACGTCAACGACGCCCAACGCGGCGCCCTCGAGGACTTAGCGGAGACGATGGCCGAGCACGGCGGCACCGGCGTCCAGGGCGCGCTGAACTACGCGGTCTACGACCTGCTCGAGTACCTCACCGCCTACCCGGTCGAGGACGCCGCGAAGTGGTCCGACGGGAGCGGCAACATCCTGCCCGACGCCTTCCTGCTGCCCGACGGCTCGACGCCCGTCGATCTGGCCTACGCCGTCCACTCCGACATCGGCGACGGCTACCTCCACGCCGTCAACGCGAAGACGAACCGGGAGGTCGGCGAGGAGTACGAACTCGAGGAGAGCGACGTGATCAAGATCGTGAGCACTAACTGA